From Pseudofrankia saprophytica, a single genomic window includes:
- a CDS encoding nitrite reductase, which produces MSPGRPRADRCPGALVLHEAADGGLARIRLPGGLVDGGTLAALAALAASFGEHGAVELTSRGNLQLRGVPGGRRVELADRVAELGLLPSATHERVRNIVASPFAGLTGAGAGASADGGAGDGAPPAGGGGAAAAGGGGAAAAARLEDLVRGLDEALCADPELAGLSGRFLFGLDDGTGDIAALAPDAWAAPAAAGHWWVGPAGVAVDDAGVVGELLAAARAFLRAAAPGGTGGNHSLWRVRDLPDGGAELAAGLRAGRAAVLRPAPRPATHPVGVWRRPDGGHAAAVHVPLGRLTRPAADLLAAVAAAACPGGGRDQARPRDEPPLRITPWRSVVVPCLMDPSSFAARARRAGLVTDPASMWTRVTACAGRPGCASALADVRADAARAVAAGLVTPVDAAPSASSASSGVRAHWSGCARRCGQPSGPHVEVVAGAAGYLVRDAGVEPKESRW; this is translated from the coding sequence GTGAGCCCCGGGCGGCCCCGGGCCGACCGCTGCCCCGGTGCCCTCGTCCTGCACGAGGCGGCCGACGGCGGGCTGGCCAGGATCCGGCTGCCGGGAGGCCTCGTCGACGGCGGGACGCTGGCGGCGCTCGCCGCGCTGGCCGCGTCCTTCGGCGAGCACGGCGCGGTCGAGCTCACCTCCCGCGGAAACCTGCAGCTGCGCGGCGTGCCGGGGGGTCGGCGAGTCGAGCTGGCCGACCGGGTCGCCGAGCTCGGCCTGCTGCCGTCGGCCACGCACGAACGGGTCCGCAACATCGTCGCCTCGCCCTTCGCGGGTCTGACCGGCGCCGGCGCCGGCGCCAGCGCTGACGGCGGCGCCGGCGACGGTGCGCCGCCGGCGGGCGGCGGCGGTGCCGCGGCGGCGGGCGGCGGCGGTGCCGCGGCGGCCGCGCGGCTGGAGGACCTGGTACGTGGGCTCGACGAGGCGCTGTGCGCCGACCCGGAACTCGCCGGGCTGTCCGGCCGCTTCCTGTTCGGCCTGGACGACGGAACCGGTGACATCGCGGCCCTCGCGCCGGACGCCTGGGCCGCGCCCGCCGCGGCGGGGCACTGGTGGGTCGGCCCGGCCGGCGTGGCGGTCGACGACGCCGGCGTGGTCGGCGAGCTGCTGGCCGCGGCGCGCGCCTTCCTGCGTGCCGCCGCCCCCGGAGGTACCGGGGGCAACCACTCTCTCTGGCGGGTCCGCGACCTCCCCGACGGCGGCGCGGAGCTCGCCGCCGGGCTGCGAGCCGGTCGGGCCGCCGTGCTCCGCCCGGCCCCGCGGCCGGCCACGCACCCGGTCGGGGTCTGGCGACGTCCGGACGGAGGGCATGCCGCCGCCGTTCACGTTCCCCTCGGCCGGCTGACGCGCCCGGCGGCCGACCTGCTCGCGGCCGTCGCCGCGGCCGCCTGCCCGGGCGGCGGTCGAGACCAGGCCAGGCCTCGTGACGAGCCGCCGCTACGGATCACCCCGTGGCGGTCGGTCGTCGTACCCTGCCTGATGGACCCGTCGTCCTTCGCCGCCCGCGCGCGGCGGGCGGGCCTGGTCACCGACCCGGCGTCGATGTGGACGAGGGTCACCGCCTGCGCCGGCCGTCCCGGCTGCGCGAGCGCGCTCGCGGACGTGCGGGCCGACGCCGCCCGCGCGGTCGCCGCCGGCCTCGTCACCCCGGTCGACGCCGCGCCGTCGGCCTCGTCGGCCTCGTCGGGCGTCCGGGCGCACTGGAGCGGCTGTGCCCGCCGCTGCGGACAGCCGTCCGGTCCGCACGTGGAGGTCGTCGCCGGCGCCGCCGGCTATCTGGTCCGCGACGCGGGCGTCGAACCGAAGGAGTCCCGATGGTGA
- a CDS encoding precorrin-8X methylmutase encodes MVTDTSPRYDYERDGAAIYRRSFATIRAEADLAAFPADLEHVVVRMIHACGMVDLPADVEASPGLVGAARAALRSGAPVLCDAQMVASGITRRRLPADNEIICALGDPGVPELAARLGTTRSAAALELWRDRLAGAVVAVGNAPTALFHLLEMLGAGAPRPAAVLGLPVGFVGAAESKRALADNPFGLPYLVVHGRRGGSAMTVAAVNAIASEAL; translated from the coding sequence ATGGTGACCGATACCAGCCCGCGCTACGACTACGAGCGCGACGGGGCGGCGATCTACCGGCGGTCGTTCGCGACGATCCGCGCCGAGGCGGACCTCGCGGCCTTTCCGGCCGACCTGGAACACGTCGTCGTCCGGATGATCCACGCCTGCGGCATGGTCGACCTGCCCGCGGACGTCGAGGCCAGCCCCGGTCTGGTCGGCGCCGCCCGCGCCGCGCTGCGGTCCGGGGCGCCGGTGCTGTGCGACGCGCAGATGGTCGCCAGCGGGATCACCCGGCGCCGGCTGCCCGCCGACAACGAGATCATCTGCGCGCTCGGCGACCCAGGCGTTCCGGAGCTCGCCGCCCGTCTTGGCACCACACGGTCCGCGGCGGCCCTGGAGCTGTGGCGCGACCGGCTCGCCGGCGCCGTCGTCGCCGTCGGGAACGCCCCGACGGCGCTGTTCCACCTGCTCGAGATGCTGGGTGCCGGCGCGCCCCGGCCGGCCGCCGTCCTCGGCCTGCCGGTCGGTTTCGTGGGCGCGGCCGAGTCCAAGCGCGCCCTCGCCGACAACCCGTTCGGCCTGCCCTACCTCGTCGTGCACGGCCGCCGCGGCGGCAGCGCGATGACGGTCGCCGCCGTCAACGCGATCGCCTCGGAGGCACTGTGA